One window from the genome of Ignavibacteriales bacterium encodes:
- the truA gene encoding tRNA pseudouridine(38-40) synthase TruA: protein MARFKLFIEYEGTRYSGWQMQKNSRTIQGTLLTAAEEIFKSEQIDVQGSGRTDSGVHALCQVAHLDVKTMLAPEIIRMKFNDILPHDINILEIEKASSSFHSRHDAVSRSYLYQISKRRTAFGKNYVWWIKDKLNFQSMAEASKLFSGMLNFASFADDDKTEKSTKVLIEDIQLKETGELILIRIVGSHFLWKMVRRIIGVLVEIGRKKLTIADIEFFLNNISNAPAKFTAPPSGLFLEQVLYKGDKLNKELEPTIFLSASNNFIRKN, encoded by the coding sequence ATGGCTCGTTTCAAACTTTTCATTGAATATGAAGGCACGCGCTACAGTGGGTGGCAAATGCAGAAGAACAGCAGAACTATTCAGGGAACGTTATTAACCGCCGCTGAAGAAATTTTCAAGAGTGAGCAGATTGATGTTCAAGGTTCTGGAAGAACAGACAGCGGAGTTCATGCTTTGTGTCAGGTTGCTCATCTTGATGTTAAGACAATGCTTGCCCCGGAAATTATCCGGATGAAGTTTAATGACATTCTACCGCACGATATAAATATTCTTGAAATAGAAAAAGCCTCAAGCAGTTTTCATTCCCGTCACGATGCTGTTAGCAGAAGTTATCTCTATCAAATATCCAAACGGCGGACTGCCTTTGGGAAAAATTATGTTTGGTGGATTAAAGACAAATTGAATTTCCAATCGATGGCGGAAGCCTCCAAATTATTTTCTGGAATGCTCAACTTCGCTTCATTTGCAGATGATGATAAAACTGAAAAATCAACCAAGGTTTTAATTGAAGATATTCAGTTGAAAGAAACAGGTGAGCTGATTCTTATCAGGATTGTTGGTTCTCATTTTCTTTGGAAGATGGTTAGAAGAATTATTGGTGTTCTGGTTGAAATCGGTAGAAAAAAACTTACCATAGCTGATATTGAATTTTTCCTTAATAACATTTCAAATGCTCCCGCAAAATTTACTGCCCCACCTTCAGGATTATTTTTAGAACAAGTTCTTTACAAGGGGGATAAACTGAATAAGGAACTTGAACCGACGATTTTCTTATCGGCTTCTAATAATTTTATCAGGAAAAATTAA
- a CDS encoding saccharopine dehydrogenase NADP-binding domain-containing protein, with translation MKKVIVLGAGMVGKAIAEDLLSDYFVKAIDIDMQKLESFKKHKNLSVDSIDIGNSLLLKKIIRDFDLVVGAVPGFMGYKTLQTIIKAGKNVVDISFFDEDPFELNKLAKENGVTAIIDCGVAPGMMNIILGYHNNRMEVEDFACYVGGLPFKRTMPFQYKAPFSPADVIEIYTRPARLIENGKLITKPAMSDNELIEFDEVGTLEAFNTDGLRTLLKMKNIKNMKEKTLRYPGHIDLMKVFSESGFFSQDPVSAGSVKVKPIELTSKLLFPLWQLEEGEDEFTAMKIIIKGKEKKKDVTYIYNLFDRFDKSTNTTSMARTTGYTCTAAARLILENKFRVKGIIPPEYIGKDKKCFSFILDELRKRNVKYLLEKRELKD, from the coding sequence ATGAAAAAAGTAATCGTACTTGGCGCAGGAATGGTTGGTAAAGCAATCGCAGAAGATTTACTTTCCGATTATTTTGTTAAAGCTATTGATATCGATATGCAAAAATTGGAAAGTTTTAAGAAGCATAAAAATCTTTCAGTAGATAGTATTGATATTGGAAATTCTCTACTGTTAAAAAAAATTATACGAGATTTTGATCTGGTAGTAGGAGCTGTTCCCGGATTTATGGGATATAAAACTCTTCAAACAATTATTAAAGCCGGTAAAAATGTTGTGGACATATCTTTTTTTGATGAAGATCCATTTGAATTGAATAAGCTTGCCAAAGAAAATGGTGTAACTGCCATTATCGATTGCGGTGTAGCGCCCGGAATGATGAATATAATTCTGGGCTATCATAATAATCGGATGGAAGTTGAAGACTTTGCTTGTTACGTAGGCGGTTTGCCATTTAAGCGGACAATGCCATTTCAATATAAAGCTCCCTTTTCACCTGCAGACGTAATCGAAATTTATACTCGTCCTGCAAGATTAATTGAGAATGGAAAACTAATAACTAAACCAGCAATGTCTGATAATGAATTGATTGAGTTTGATGAAGTTGGAACGCTGGAAGCATTTAATACTGATGGTTTGAGGACCCTGTTAAAAATGAAGAACATCAAAAACATGAAAGAAAAAACTCTTAGGTATCCGGGGCATATTGATCTGATGAAAGTCTTTAGCGAATCAGGATTCTTTAGTCAGGACCCCGTTAGCGCTGGAAGTGTAAAAGTCAAACCTATAGAATTAACCTCAAAACTTTTATTTCCATTATGGCAGCTTGAGGAAGGAGAAGACGAATTTACTGCTATGAAAATAATCATCAAGGGAAAAGAAAAGAAGAAGGATGTAACTTATATATACAATCTATTCGATAGATTTGATAAATCAACAAACACAACTTCTATGGCAAGAACAACAGGTTATACCTGCACTGCAGCAGCAAGATTAATCCTGGAAAATAAATTCCGAGTAAAAGGAATAATTCCGCCGGAATATATTGGAAAGGATAAGAAATGCTTTAGTTTTATTCTTGATGAATTAAGAAAACGAAATGTGAAATATTTGCTTGAAAAAAGAGAGTTGAAAGATTAA